The following proteins come from a genomic window of Carassius auratus strain Wakin unplaced genomic scaffold, ASM336829v1 scaf_tig00013688, whole genome shotgun sequence:
- the LOC113074099 gene encoding ceramide synthase 2-like, which yields MDRLEELVNQWIWRQDFWLPPGVTWKDIAEGTADGSRFPVPRDLLISLPLALSFIALRFVFERVVALPLSRCLGVRDRVRLRVTPVPKLEVFYLQKKQQPSQNDLLVLEKLCGLSQRQIQSWLRHRRNQDRPSSTRKFCEASWRFVFYLVAFSAALVSLVQTPWFWDHRECWRGYPRQAVTEAQFWYYIMELAFYLSLLLCVSVDIKRKDFKEQIIHHIATIFLIAFSYCANYVRVGTLVMLVHDSADFLLESAKMFNYAGWRKTCDALFVVFAAVFLVTRLVVFPYRIVYTAVVDSLDVFPPYPGYYFLNGLLLVLQALHVFWAWLILRMVHKFIFLGKVERDERSDEESEADEEEEEEEGGEEEHTWEQKKGAFNTKLASLANNCVLNNLTNQRRKMNSKTPKAR from the exons ATGGACAG ATTAGAGGAACTTGTGAACCAGTGGATTTGGCGGCAGGATTTCTGGCTTCCTCCTGGCGTTACATGGAAAGACATCGCTGAAGGGACGGCGGATGGAAGTCGTTTTCCCGTACCCCGCGACCTGCTCATCTCTCTGCCCTTGGCCCTGAGTTTCATCGCACTGCGGTTTGTTTTTGAAAG ggttGTGGCGCTGCCGCTCAGCCGGTGTCTGGGCGTCCGGGACAGGGTTCGTCTGCGGGTCACACCCGTCCCGAAGCTGGAGGTGTTTTACCTGCAGAAGAAGCAGCAGCCGTCTCAG aacgatctgctggttctggagaaGCTCTGTGGACTCTCTCAGCGTCAGATCCAGAGCTGGCTGCGTCACCGTCGAAACCAGGACCGTCCCAGCAGCACCAGGAAGTTCTGTGAGGCCTC GTGGAGGTTTGTGTTTTATCTGGtggccttctcagctgctctcGTCTCACTCGTTCAG actCCGTGGTTTTGGGATCATAGGGAATGCTGGCGTGGATACCCAAGACAG GCCGTAACAGAAGCTCAGTTCTGGTATTACATCATGGAGTTAGCCTTCTATCTCTCGCTTCTGCTCTGCGTATCGGTGGACATAAAGCGCAAA GACTTCAAAGAACAAATCATTCACCACATCGCCACCATTTTCCTCATTGCTTTCTCGTACTGTGCGAACTATGTGCGCGTGGGAACCCTGGTGATGCTCGTCCACGACTctgctgacttcctgttggag TCTGCCAAGATGTTCAATTATGCTGGATGGAGAAAGACCTGCGATGCCTTGTTTGTCGTTTTCGCCGCTGTATTCCTGGTAACTCGCCTCGTGGTTTTTCCATACAG AATCGTCTACACAGCGGTGGTGGATTCGTTGGACGTCTTTCCTCCGTACCCTGGTTATTATTTCTTAAATGGCCTGTTGCTGGTTTTGCAAGCTCTGCACGTCTTCTGGGCTTGGTTGATTCTTCGAATGGTTCATAAATTTATCTTTTTAGGCAAA GTGGAACGCGATGAACGGAGCGATGAAGAGAGTGAAgctgatgaagaagaagaagaagaagaaggtggAGAAGAAGAACACACCTGGGAGCAAAAAAAGGGTGCTTTTAACACAAAATTGGCATCGTTAGCCAATAACTGTGTTCTGAACAATTTAACAAATCAGAGGCGAAAAATGAATAGTAAAACTCCAAAAGCCAGATAG